Proteins encoded in a region of the Mycoplasma feriruminatoris genome:
- a CDS encoding PTS mannitol transporter subunit IICB, with product MNLKKKIGFFNTKTDIDKSLVQNAKFSKNKVKRQIQKIGSFMAGMIMPTVSILIAWGLITAMFLGKYVDGKWVATGWFNFEPFGQLVGPTMKWLIPVLVAYTAGNMIYKTRGGMLASFLVVCAIIGNDFLYKTLMADWKFAEGTVGKAGAPNQIVAAMIISPLFVYITKKVEILYINRIKPGFEMLVRNFSLAGFAIMFGLSIFWIWPFVMYSISWVMIQIINLFTKLPWLFPFMSIFTEPLRSVFLNNALNWGVMIPIGLQEVQLKGFSGFFMVGGNPGPGFGLLIAYVVWRKQQRGAASGASLIQLIGGIHEVHYVYILSEPIMILATISGAFTSLSIVKLLAGGATAAISPGSLISVISVAGSGYRIAINVLAVFSGAIVSFLVASLIMKFKKKHNSVVMGVEVGDDGVKFNNEQNSNQKQNNNSNNQFDWSKVKNIVVACDAGVGSSAMAAGILKKWVKDNQIDVNVSNCAVKDLTNQIDVVITMNNFVEFAKEKSPNAYVFGVDKFLGPNIYDPIKNELLKNKKDNNDKK from the coding sequence ATGAATTTAAAAAAGAAAATAGGCTTTTTTAATACTAAAACAGATATTGACAAATCTTTAGTACAAAATGCTAAATTTTCTAAAAATAAAGTTAAAAGACAAATTCAAAAAATCGGAAGCTTTATGGCTGGAATGATTATGCCTACTGTAAGTATTTTAATTGCTTGAGGTTTAATTACAGCTATGTTTTTAGGAAAATATGTTGATGGTAAATGAGTTGCTACTGGATGATTTAACTTTGAACCTTTTGGTCAATTAGTAGGTCCTACTATGAAGTGATTGATTCCTGTTTTAGTTGCTTATACTGCTGGAAATATGATTTATAAGACTAGAGGTGGGATGTTAGCTTCGTTTTTAGTAGTTTGTGCAATCATAGGAAATGATTTTTTATATAAAACATTAATGGCTGACTGAAAATTTGCAGAAGGAACAGTTGGTAAAGCTGGAGCACCTAATCAGATAGTTGCTGCTATGATAATTTCTCCATTATTTGTTTATATAACTAAAAAAGTTGAAATATTATACATAAATAGAATAAAACCTGGATTTGAAATGTTAGTAAGAAACTTTTCATTAGCTGGTTTTGCAATTATGTTTGGTTTATCAATTTTTTGAATTTGACCATTTGTGATGTATTCAATTAGTTGAGTGATGATACAAATAATTAATTTATTTACAAAATTACCTTGATTATTCCCGTTTATGTCAATATTTACTGAACCATTAAGATCAGTATTTTTAAATAATGCCTTAAACTGAGGAGTAATGATACCAATAGGTTTACAAGAAGTTCAATTAAAAGGATTTAGTGGATTTTTTATGGTTGGTGGTAATCCAGGTCCTGGATTTGGATTGTTAATTGCTTATGTTGTTTGAAGAAAACAACAAAGAGGTGCTGCTTCAGGAGCAAGTCTTATTCAATTAATTGGTGGAATTCATGAAGTTCACTATGTTTATATTTTAAGTGAGCCAATTATGATTTTAGCAACCATTTCAGGAGCATTTACTAGTTTATCAATTGTTAAATTACTAGCAGGTGGAGCTACTGCTGCAATTTCTCCAGGCAGTTTGATTTCAGTTATTTCAGTAGCAGGATCAGGTTATAGAATAGCTATAAATGTATTAGCTGTGTTTAGTGGTGCTATAGTTTCATTCTTAGTTGCATCATTAATTATGAAATTTAAGAAAAAACATAATAGTGTTGTTATGGGAGTTGAAGTTGGTGATGATGGAGTTAAATTTAACAACGAACAAAATTCTAATCAAAAACAAAATAACAACTCAAATAATCAATTTGATTGAAGTAAAGTAAAAAATATAGTTGTAGCTTGTGATGCTGGGGTTGGTTCTTCAGCTATGGCAGCTGGTATTTTAAAAAAATGAGTTAAAGATAATCAAATTGATGTTAATGTTTCAAATTGTGCTGTTAAAGATTTAACTAATCAAATTGATGTAGTAATTACAATGAATAATTTTGTAGAATTTGCAAAAGAAAAATCACCTAATGCTTATGTTTTTGGAGTAGATAAATTTTTAGGACCTAACATATATGATCCAATTAAAAATGAATTGTTAAAAAATAAAAAGGATAATAATGATAAAAAGTAA
- a CDS encoding PTS sugar transporter subunit IIA, producing MIKSKDCVFIVDSFKDKNKAMEFVGSKMVELNYIDKEYIDFIKQRDQLASVAIGNYLAIPHGSLTGEKFIKNQGIIIVKLNKTMNWDNEKVNWIIGLSLLGDKQLEMLQTIAILFEDINKVEQLTKQLNTIDQIYEFFTNLKIGEY from the coding sequence ATGATAAAAAGTAAAGATTGTGTTTTTATAGTTGATAGTTTTAAAGATAAAAATAAAGCTATGGAATTTGTTGGATCAAAAATGGTTGAACTAAACTATATTGATAAGGAATATATAGATTTTATTAAACAAAGAGATCAATTAGCAAGTGTTGCAATTGGTAATTATTTAGCAATACCACATGGTAGTTTAACTGGTGAAAAGTTTATAAAAAACCAAGGAATTATTATAGTTAAACTAAACAAAACTATGAATTGAGATAATGAAAAAGTTAATTGAATTATTGGATTAAGTTTATTAGGTGATAAACAATTAGAAATGTTACAAACTATAGCAATTTTATTTGAAGATATTAATAAAGTAGAACAACTTACAAAACAACTAAACACTATTGATCAAATATATGAATTTTTTACAAATTTAAAAATAGGAGAATATTAA
- the gnd gene encoding phosphogluconate dehydrogenase (NAD(+)-dependent, decarboxylating), with the protein MIQIGLIGLGKMGFNLIQNIKNNNYEVIGYDLNKSMYEKLNQKNIKTANSIAELVKSLPTPRVIMLLVPNGKITQDCFDEVLSYLSSGDTIIDSGNSFYKDSIKRYEIAKQKNVHFIDCGISGGVSGALNGACMMVGADKKAIEPLNEFFKSLCVENGFLHTGKVGSGHFCKMVHNGIEYGMMQAIGEGYEILNNSEFDYDFQKVSLMWNNGSVIRSWLIELMIDAFKNDPKLESLTGQVDMNGEGLWTVQQALEQNTPAPVIALSVIMRQRSKLEDTFSGKVVSSLRNGFGGHEIKKK; encoded by the coding sequence ATGATACAAATTGGATTAATTGGTTTAGGTAAAATGGGATTCAATTTAATTCAAAATATTAAAAATAATAATTATGAAGTAATTGGATATGATTTAAATAAATCAATGTATGAAAAACTAAACCAAAAAAATATAAAAACAGCAAATAGTATAGCTGAACTAGTAAAAAGTCTTCCAACTCCAAGAGTTATTATGTTATTAGTACCAAACGGAAAAATCACTCAAGATTGTTTTGATGAAGTTTTATCATATTTATCTAGTGGTGATACTATTATTGATTCAGGAAATTCATTTTATAAAGATTCAATAAAAAGATACGAAATTGCAAAACAAAAAAATGTACATTTTATTGATTGTGGTATTAGTGGTGGAGTTAGTGGTGCTTTAAATGGAGCTTGTATGATGGTTGGAGCTGATAAAAAAGCTATAGAACCATTAAATGAGTTTTTTAAATCTTTATGTGTTGAAAATGGGTTTTTACATACTGGAAAAGTTGGTAGTGGTCATTTTTGTAAAATGGTTCATAATGGAATTGAATATGGAATGATGCAAGCAATTGGTGAAGGTTATGAGATTTTAAATAATTCTGAATTTGATTATGATTTTCAAAAAGTTAGTTTAATGTGAAACAATGGAAGTGTTATTAGATCTTGATTAATTGAACTAATGATTGATGCGTTTAAAAACGATCCTAAACTAGAAAGTTTAACTGGACAAGTTGATATGAATGGAGAAGGACTTTGAACAGTTCAACAAGCTTTAGAACAAAACACACCAGCTCCAGTTATTGCTTTATCTGTAATTATGCGCCAGAGAAGTAAATTAGAAGACACTTTTTCAGGTAAAGTTGTTTCTAGTTTAAGAAATGGTTTTGGTGGTCATGAAATTAAGAAAAAATAA
- a CDS encoding NADP-dependent glyceraldehyde-3-phosphate dehydrogenase yields MYKFKALLNGELFDNNKELEIINPVDFSTAGVVVSLSKQDINNAFLAAKTSQKAWENTDLEKRIEILDKWKKLIDKNKEELAQIIMSETAKPYKDCLTEVIRSVEYIDQTFYEVRNLKTLIIDGSKYGAKNKIGTFMRVAKGVGVAISPFNYPINLAVSKIFPCLVTGNTIVFKPATQGSLIGAKLGELAYQANLPEGIFNVVTGRGREIGDDIVTNKLADFISFTGSVEVGKHLLQISSTKDVVLELGGKDPAIVLDDLDLEKYAKEIISGAFSYSGQRCTAIKRVITTDKIADKLTPILKEKVNKLTVGLPKDNCDITPLIDQKTADFVTGLIDDAKQKGAKILVGDKQEKNLIYPTLVDYVTTDMRLAWEEPFGPVLPIIRANDVDEMIDIANKSNFGLQASVYTKNLDQALTVAQKLEVGTVNINGKSQRGPDVFPFLGVKDSGFGVQGIVDTLLFSTRYKGIVINN; encoded by the coding sequence ATGTACAAATTTAAAGCACTTTTAAATGGTGAACTATTTGATAATAATAAAGAATTAGAAATTATTAATCCTGTTGATTTTAGTACTGCTGGTGTTGTTGTTAGTTTATCTAAACAAGATATTAATAATGCCTTTTTAGCAGCAAAAACCAGTCAAAAAGCTTGAGAAAATACTGATCTAGAAAAAAGAATTGAAATTCTAGATAAATGAAAAAAGCTAATTGATAAAAACAAAGAAGAATTAGCACAAATCATTATGAGTGAAACTGCTAAACCTTATAAAGATTGTTTAACTGAAGTAATTAGAAGTGTTGAATATATTGATCAAACTTTTTATGAAGTAAGAAATTTAAAAACTTTAATTATAGATGGATCTAAGTATGGTGCTAAAAACAAAATTGGAACTTTTATGAGAGTTGCAAAAGGAGTCGGAGTTGCTATTAGTCCATTTAACTATCCAATTAATTTAGCTGTTTCAAAAATTTTTCCTTGTTTGGTTACTGGAAATACAATTGTATTTAAACCAGCTACTCAAGGAAGTTTAATTGGAGCAAAACTAGGTGAACTTGCTTATCAAGCTAATTTACCAGAAGGAATTTTTAACGTTGTTACTGGTAGAGGAAGAGAAATTGGTGATGATATTGTTACAAATAAATTAGCTGATTTTATTTCATTTACTGGAAGTGTTGAAGTTGGAAAACACTTATTACAAATTTCATCAACTAAAGATGTTGTTTTAGAATTAGGTGGAAAAGATCCAGCAATTGTTTTAGATGATTTAGATTTAGAAAAATATGCAAAAGAAATTATTAGTGGTGCTTTTAGTTATTCAGGTCAAAGATGTACAGCTATTAAAAGAGTAATTACAACTGATAAAATAGCTGATAAACTAACTCCTATTTTAAAAGAAAAAGTTAATAAATTAACTGTTGGTTTACCAAAAGATAACTGTGATATTACTCCTTTAATTGATCAAAAAACAGCTGATTTTGTAACTGGTTTAATTGATGATGCAAAACAAAAAGGTGCTAAAATTTTAGTTGGAGATAAACAAGAAAAAAACTTAATTTATCCAACTTTAGTAGATTATGTTACAACTGATATGAGATTAGCTTGAGAAGAACCATTTGGACCAGTTTTACCAATTATAAGAGCAAATGATGTTGATGAAATGATTGACATAGCAAATAAATCTAATTTTGGTCTACAAGCTAGTGTTTATACAAAAAATCTTGATCAAGCTTTAACTGTTGCTCAAAAACTAGAAGTTGGAACAGTAAATATTAATGGAAAATCTCAACGTGGACCAGATGTCTTTCCGTTTTTAGGAGTTAAAGATTCTGGATTTGGTGTTCAAGGAATTGTTGATACTTTATTATTTTCAACTAGATATAAAGGAATAGTAATTAATAATTAA
- a CDS encoding TrmH family RNA methyltransferase encodes MEVISSVSNPRIKEILKLKDRRHRNKQKLFIVEGFHMIMEAYNDKIIKTLLGTNKALQVLKDEIPNIEEVIEISDNVAKKISETVTSQQIFAICSMPENTKIDFENNILLLDQIQDPGNLGTLIRSAASFNFKTVIASPNSANFHNQKVLRSTQGNLFQVNLINEYLVKVINQLHDNNYIIIGTSLHDDSKPLSKVKFDSDDKYALIIGNEAKGISPELLDLIDLNVNIEMAEDVDSINAAVAGSIIMYQINNAK; translated from the coding sequence ATGGAAGTAATTAGCTCGGTCTCTAACCCAAGGATCAAAGAAATTTTAAAATTAAAAGATAGAAGACATAGAAATAAACAAAAACTATTTATTGTTGAAGGTTTTCATATGATTATGGAAGCTTATAATGATAAAATTATTAAAACTTTATTAGGAACTAATAAAGCTTTACAAGTTTTAAAAGATGAAATTCCAAACATTGAAGAAGTGATTGAAATTTCAGATAATGTTGCTAAAAAAATTAGTGAAACTGTAACAAGTCAACAGATTTTTGCAATTTGTAGTATGCCTGAAAATACTAAAATAGATTTTGAAAATAATATTTTATTATTAGATCAAATTCAAGATCCAGGCAATTTAGGAACATTAATTAGAAGTGCTGCTAGTTTTAATTTTAAAACCGTGATTGCTTCACCAAATAGTGCAAATTTTCATAATCAAAAAGTTTTAAGATCAACTCAAGGTAATTTGTTTCAAGTTAACTTAATTAATGAATATTTAGTTAAAGTAATTAATCAATTACATGATAATAACTACATTATTATTGGTACTTCACTTCATGATGATAGTAAACCTTTAAGTAAAGTTAAATTTGATTCAGATGATAAATATGCTTTAATTATTGGAAATGAAGCTAAAGGGATCTCACCAGAATTATTAGATTTAATTGATCTAAACGTTAATATTGAAATGGCAGAAGACGTTGATAGTATTAATGCAGCTGTGGCTGGTTCTATTATTATGTATCAAATTAATAATGCTAAATAG
- a CDS encoding dUTP diphosphatase has protein sequence MIDNKTLKWLSEKQIILDQFIQNKWNFKSDKPLLDKKLTAFLVELGEYANEERSFKYWSNKKPSDLEIQLDEYIDGIHFIISVGNQINYNFEQFNYSFLNKDSIIEVYFEIISCLNDFIKDNNNINYSNLLNAFLNICQIKNYTQEQIINAYNIKNEINFQRQNNNY, from the coding sequence ATGATAGATAACAAAACATTAAAATGATTAAGTGAAAAACAAATTATATTAGATCAATTTATTCAAAATAAATGAAATTTTAAATCTGACAAACCTTTATTAGATAAAAAACTAACAGCTTTTTTAGTTGAACTTGGTGAATATGCTAATGAAGAAAGAAGTTTTAAATATTGATCTAATAAAAAACCATCAGATTTAGAAATTCAATTAGATGAATATATTGATGGAATTCATTTCATTATTAGTGTTGGAAATCAAATCAATTATAATTTTGAACAATTTAACTATAGTTTTTTAAATAAAGATTCTATTATTGAAGTTTATTTTGAAATTATTAGTTGTTTAAATGATTTTATAAAGGATAATAATAATATAAACTACTCTAATTTGTTAAATGCATTTTTAAATATTTGTCAAATTAAAAACTATACTCAAGAACAAATTATTAATGCATATAATATTAAAAATGAAATTAATTTTCAAAGACAAAATAATAATTATTAA
- a CDS encoding glucose-6-phosphate isomerase: MIKVNLDHTNINLEQVVDLNKIKQVHQMIFNKTGKGNDYLGWLNWPVDFDKTEYEQMKKVAKTLRNKIQALVVIGIGGSYLGCRAADEMIRGLYHQDKVELIYAGNTMSSTYIYQLVEYLKNKDFGICVISKSGTTTEPGISFRVFEKLLVDKVGINKAKELIVAITDKNKGALKQLADQKGYQRFVIPNDIGGRFSVLSPVGIFPLLVSGIDTDKIFAGALKAKNQLVSDDLTNDAYKYAAIRNYLYNKGYKTEALVSYELQLQMLTEWWKQLFGESEGKENKGLLPSSMIFSTDLHSLGQWVQEGPRDVMFETIIKINKPTYDINVPIDNDNYDGLNYLTNKTFHEINQTALKGVIQAHSITGNMPNIVLEFEKMDDEQFGYLVYFFELSLAMSAYLLDVNPFNQPGVEVYKYNMFKLLEKPGIK, translated from the coding sequence ATGATTAAAGTAAATTTAGATCATACAAATATTAATTTAGAACAAGTTGTAGATCTTAACAAAATTAAACAAGTACATCAAATGATTTTTAATAAAACTGGTAAAGGAAATGATTATTTAGGTTGATTAAACTGACCAGTTGATTTTGATAAAACTGAATATGAACAAATGAAAAAAGTAGCTAAAACTTTAAGAAATAAAATTCAAGCTTTAGTTGTAATTGGAATTGGTGGTTCATATTTAGGATGTAGAGCTGCTGATGAAATGATCCGTGGATTATATCATCAAGACAAAGTAGAACTAATTTATGCTGGAAACACAATGTCTTCAACTTATATTTATCAATTAGTTGAATATTTAAAAAATAAAGATTTTGGAATTTGTGTAATTTCAAAATCAGGAACTACTACTGAACCTGGAATTAGTTTTAGAGTATTTGAAAAATTATTAGTAGATAAAGTTGGAATTAATAAAGCAAAAGAATTAATTGTTGCAATTACAGATAAAAACAAAGGTGCTTTAAAACAACTAGCAGATCAAAAAGGATATCAAAGATTTGTTATTCCAAATGATATTGGTGGAAGATTTTCAGTTTTAAGTCCAGTTGGAATTTTTCCTTTACTAGTTAGTGGAATAGATACAGATAAAATTTTTGCTGGGGCTTTAAAAGCAAAAAACCAATTAGTAAGTGATGATTTAACTAATGATGCTTATAAATATGCTGCAATTAGAAATTATTTATACAATAAAGGTTATAAAACTGAAGCTTTAGTTAGTTATGAATTACAATTACAAATGCTAACTGAATGATGAAAACAATTATTTGGTGAATCAGAAGGAAAAGAAAATAAAGGTTTATTACCAAGTAGTATGATTTTTTCAACAGATCTTCATTCTTTAGGTCAATGAGTCCAAGAAGGACCTAGAGATGTAATGTTTGAAACAATTATTAAAATTAATAAACCAACTTATGATATCAATGTTCCAATTGATAATGATAATTATGATGGATTAAATTATTTAACAAATAAAACATTTCATGAAATTAACCAAACTGCTTTAAAAGGAGTAATTCAAGCTCACTCAATAACAGGAAATATGCCAAACATTGTTTTAGAATTTGAAAAAATGGATGATGAACAATTTGGATATTTAGTTTACTTTTTTGAATTAAGTTTAGCTATGAGTGCTTATTTATTAGATGTTAATCCATTTAATCAACCTGGAGTTGAAGTTTATAAATACAATATGTTTAAACTATTAGAAAAACCAGGAATTAAATAA
- a CDS encoding M13 family metallopeptidase, with protein sequence MKYTIKDNLFKSVNAEWLEKTQIPSDRSSIGEFVELDINNEIIIKKLAKSLLKKQTQGLLKEANLINFTKFYSLTSDFESRNKNNIEPLKKYVFEILDIKDLDQLNQIYTKFIYRNYLLPFNFDVSNDFLDSSIKTLYLTIASHILPDKSHYDDKQKTTMFYKEFKSMVKKLLLPYFNDVKKVDLIIKQTLEFDQIIAKYSLTSLEKVRYNELYKPYDYDKIVLQTKYFDLNNIIKALINQQVDKVIFTDDNFANNLDQIFNTKNLELIKSWLVVMLVVRFSKYLDEKTRILASKYSLFVSGQSKVKDKNKHALNLALEYFSMPIGLYYGQKYLGSKAKKDVEQMVLHMIQIYKNRLESNTWLSKDTIKKALLKLDTLGVHIGYPSEIEPYYTDLVSNSNNLIETVFSFNEVINKYVFSEYKKPINKNYWSMAPYQVNAYYHPMYNHIVFPAGILQGSFYSINHSTSQNYGGIGAVIAHEISHAFDNNGANFDENGNLKMWWTQEDFEKFKQKTQKMIDLFDGREIEYGKCNGALTVSENIADAGGISCALQAAQLEKDYDAKEFFINWARIWKSKYKQQTALRLLETDPHAPTELRANIQAANHEEFIKAFDIQPEDKMYISKEKRVKIW encoded by the coding sequence ATGAAATATACAATTAAAGATAATCTTTTTAAATCAGTAAATGCTGAGTGATTAGAAAAAACTCAAATTCCAAGTGATCGTTCTTCAATTGGAGAGTTTGTAGAACTTGATATTAATAATGAAATTATTATTAAAAAACTTGCAAAAAGCCTATTAAAAAAACAAACTCAAGGTTTATTAAAAGAAGCTAATTTAATTAACTTTACTAAGTTTTATTCTTTAACTAGTGATTTTGAATCAAGAAATAAAAATAACATTGAACCATTAAAAAAATATGTTTTTGAAATTTTAGATATTAAAGATCTAGATCAGTTAAATCAAATTTATACTAAATTTATTTATAGAAATTATTTATTACCTTTTAATTTTGATGTTTCTAATGATTTTTTAGATTCAAGTATTAAAACACTTTATCTAACAATTGCTTCTCACATTTTACCTGATAAAAGTCATTATGATGATAAACAAAAAACAACTATGTTTTATAAAGAGTTTAAATCAATGGTAAAAAAATTATTATTACCTTATTTTAATGATGTTAAAAAAGTTGATTTAATTATTAAACAAACTTTAGAATTTGATCAAATTATTGCTAAATACTCTTTAACTTCACTAGAAAAAGTACGTTATAATGAATTATACAAACCATATGATTATGACAAAATCGTTTTGCAAACTAAATATTTTGATTTAAATAACATTATTAAAGCTTTAATCAATCAACAAGTTGATAAAGTGATTTTTACAGATGATAATTTTGCAAATAATTTAGATCAAATCTTTAATACTAAAAATCTTGAATTAATTAAATCATGACTAGTAGTAATGTTAGTTGTTCGTTTTTCTAAATATTTAGATGAAAAAACTAGAATTTTAGCAAGTAAATATTCATTATTTGTAAGTGGTCAAAGCAAAGTTAAAGATAAAAATAAACATGCTTTAAACTTAGCTTTAGAATACTTTTCTATGCCTATTGGTTTATATTATGGTCAAAAATATTTAGGTTCTAAAGCTAAAAAAGATGTTGAACAAATGGTTTTACATATGATTCAAATTTATAAAAATAGATTAGAATCTAATACTTGATTATCTAAAGATACTATTAAAAAAGCTTTATTAAAATTAGATACACTAGGAGTACATATTGGATATCCAAGTGAAATTGAACCTTATTATACTGATTTAGTTTCAAATTCTAATAACTTAATTGAAACTGTTTTTAGTTTTAATGAAGTTATTAATAAATATGTTTTTAGTGAATATAAAAAACCAATTAATAAAAACTATTGAAGTATGGCTCCATATCAAGTTAATGCTTATTATCATCCAATGTATAATCACATTGTTTTTCCTGCTGGAATTTTACAAGGCTCATTTTATTCAATAAATCACTCAACATCACAAAATTATGGAGGAATTGGAGCTGTTATTGCTCATGAAATTTCTCATGCATTTGATAACAATGGTGCTAATTTTGATGAAAATGGTAATTTAAAAATGTGATGAACACAAGAAGACTTTGAAAAATTCAAACAAAAAACTCAAAAAATGATTGATCTTTTTGATGGTAGAGAAATTGAGTATGGTAAATGTAATGGAGCTTTAACAGTTAGTGAAAATATTGCTGATGCTGGTGGAATTAGTTGTGCTTTACAAGCAGCACAATTAGAAAAAGATTATGATGCTAAAGAGTTTTTTATTAACTGAGCAAGAATTTGAAAATCTAAATACAAACAACAAACTGCTTTAAGATTATTAGAAACTGATCCTCATGCTCCAACTGAACTAAGAGCAAATATTCAAGCTGCAAATCACGAAGAATTCATTAAGGCATTTGACATTCAACCAGAAGATAAAATGTATATTTCAAAAGAAAAAAGAGTAAAAATTTGATAA